The Sulfolobus islandicus Y.N.15.51 sequence ATATTTCTAACTTTATCGATCTAAATCCTGCTTGGCTTGATATTTCCAGTAGTATAGAGATTTATCCTGGCAAAAAAGATATTAATATAGTGAAAAAAATAGTTGAGATGGTAAAATATGGAAGTTCATCCGATAAATGAATTTGCCTCTCCATTTGAGGTATTTAAGTGCATAGAGAGGGACTTTAAAGTAGCTGGATTACTAGAGAGCATAGGTGGCCCTCAATATAAGGCGAGATATAGTGTGATAGCTTGGTCAACTAATGGGTATCTGAAAATTCATGATGATCCGGTAAATATTCTTAATAGTTATTTGAAAGATTTGAAATTAGTAGATATACCGGGTTTGTTTAAAGGAGGTATGATAGGTTACATAAGCTATGATGCAGTAAGATTTTGGGAGAAAATAAGAGACTTAAAGCCAGCAGCTGAAGATTGGCCTTATGCGGAATTCTTTATTCCAGACAATATCATAATCTACGATCATAATGAGGGCAAAGTATACGTTAATGCCGATTTAAGCTCTGTAGGCGGATGTGGGGATATGGGGGAGTTTAGAATAAGCTTTTATGACGAGTCTCTTAATAAGAACAACTATGAGAAGATTGTTTCTGAATCGCTAGAGTATATAAGATCGGGTTACATATTTCAGGTCGTATTATCTAGATTTTATAGATATTTATTTAGTGGGGATCCATTAAGAATATATTATAATCTCAGAAGAATAAATCCCTCTCCTTACATGTTCTATCTTAAATTTGATGAAAAATACTTAATAGGATCCAGCCCCGAATTACTTTTCAGAGTTCAAGATAATATTGTCGAAACCTATCCCATAGCTGGCACTAGACCTAGGGGGTCTGATCAAGAAGAAGACCTTAAATTGGAATTGGAATTGATGAACTCAGAAAAGGATAAGGCTGAGCACTTAATGTTAGTTGATTTGGCTAGAAATGATCTAGGTAAAGTATGTGTCCCCGGAACTGTGAGAGTACCAGAATTAATGTATGTAGAGAAGTATAGTCATGTCCAACATATAGTATCAAAAGTGATTGGGACTTTAAAGAAGAAGTATAATGCATTAAACGTTTTATCAGCTACTTTCCCAGCGGGTACAGTGAGCGGAGCACCAAAACCAATGGCAATGAATATAATTGAAACGTTAGAGGAGTACAAAAGAGGTCCCTATGCTGGTGCTGTAGGCTTTATCTCAGCTGATGGTAACGCAGAGTTCGCAATAGCCATAAGAACTGCATTTCTAAACAAAGAATTGTTACGAATACATGCTGGTGCTGGTATAGTATATGACTCTAATCCAGAATCTGAATATTTCGAAACTGAACATAAACTAAAAGCACTAAAAACAGCAATAGGGGTGAGTTAAATGGATCTAACCTTGATAATAGATAATTATGATAGTTTTGTTTATAATATAGCTCAAATAGTGGGAGAATTAGGGACTTATCCAATAGTTATCAGAAATGACGAAATAAGTATAAAAGGAATAGAGAGAATAGACCCAGATAGGATTATAATTTCACCAGGACCAGGGACACCAGAAAAACGAGAAGATATAGGAGTGTCATTGGATGTTATCAAATATCTAGGCAAAAAAACTCCAATACTAGGAGTTTGTCTAGGTCATCAAGCTATAGGTTATGCATTTGGAGCTAAGATAAGAAGAGCTAGAAAAGTATTTCATGGAAAAATAAGTAACATAATTATAGTAAACGACTCTCCACTTCCACTATATTACGGCATTGCTAAGGAGTTTAAAGCTACCAGATATCATAGTCTTGTTGTGGACGAGGTTCATAGACCTCTAATTGTCGATGCAATATCCGCTGAGGATAATGAGATAATGGCAATACATCATGAAGACTACCCAATATACGGTGTTCAATTTCATCCAGAGAGTGTTGGAACCTCATTGGGATATAAGATACTTTATAATTTCTTGAATAGAGTATAACATATGCCACGTTATCTTAAAGGATGGCTTAAAGACGTCGTACAATTATCTTTAAGAAGGCCCTCGTTTAGGACTTCAAGACAAAGACCGATTATTTCCTTAAATAAAAGAATTTTGGAATTTAATGTGCGCAATGTCACAGCTATAATAGCTGAATATAAGCGCAAATCTCCCTCTGGATTCGATGTTGAAAGAGATCCGATAGAATATGCAAAGTTCATGGAAAAGTATGCAGTAGGTCTTAGCGTACTAACTGAGGAAAAGTACTTTAATGGTTCATATGAAATTTTGAGAAAGATAGCCAGTTCAGTTTCAATCCCCATATTAATGAAGGATTTTATTGTCAAGGAATCACAAATTGATGATGCGTATAACTTAGGTGCAGATACTGTATTGCTAATAGTCAAAATACTTACTGAAAGAGAATTAGAGAGTTTAATGGAATATACCAGAAGTTATGGTATGGAACCATTGGTAGAGATTAATGACGAGAAGGATTTAGAAATAGCACTAAGGATAGGGGCCAAGTTTATAGGAGTTAATTCAAGAGATCTAGAAACCCTTGAGATAAATAAGGAGAATCAGAGAAAGCTTCTATCAATGATACCATCAGATGTAATAAAGGTGGCAGAAAGTGGAATTTCTGAGAGGAATGAAATAGAGGAATTGAGAAAATTAGGTGTTAATGCTTTCCTAATTGGATCCTCACTAATGCAAAACCCAGAAAAGATTAAAGAATTTATACTATAACGTTCTTCATATACACTTGTGGTCTCACTACTAGACTTCAACGAAAATATGTCGCAAGTTACTGGAGAGACTACTTTATTGTATAAGGAAATTGCTAGAAATGTGGAGAAGACTAAGAAGATTAAAATTATCGATTTTGGGATAGGACAGCCGGATTTACCTACATTTAAACGTATAAGGGATGCTGCAAAAGAGGCTCTAGATCAAGGCTTCACTTTCTACACTTCAGCATTCGGTATTGATGAATTAAGGGAAAAAATAGCTCAATACCTTAATACTAGATATGGTGCTGACGTAAGGAAGGAGGAAGTGATAGTCACACCTGGTGCTAAGCCTGCGCTTTTCCTAGTCTTTATACTATACATTAATCCCGGCGACGAGGTAATACTTCCAGATCCCTCCTTCTACTCTTACGCTGAGGTTGTTAAGTTACTCGGAGGAAAACCAATATATACTAATTTAAAGTGGAGTAAAGAAGGATTCTCAATAGATGTAGATGATCTACAGTCTAAAATATCAAAAAGAACCAAAATGATAGTATTCAATAATCCTCATAATCCGACTGGTACTCTATTTTCTCCTAATGACGTTAAGAAAATTGTAGATATAAGTAGGGATAATAAAATTATCTTATTATCCGATGAAATTTATGATAATTTTGTGTATGAAGGTAAGATGAGAAGTACTCTTGAAGACTCGGATTGGAGAGATTTCTTGATTTACGTTAATGGATTTAGTAAGACTTTCTCAATGACTGGATGGAGATTAGGTTATATTGTAGCGAAGCGCGAAATTATCCAGAAAATGGGAGTTTTGGCTGCTAACATATACACTGCCCCTACAAGTTTTGTACAAAAAGCTGCCGTAAAAGCCTTTGATACTTTCGACGAGGTCAACGAAATGGTGAAGCTATTTAAGAAGAGAAGAGACGTAATGTATGATCAGCTTATTAAGGTTAAAGGAATTGAAGTATCTAAACCAAATGGAGCATTCTATATGTTCCCAAATGCTGGTAAGTTACTAAAAATAAGTGGGCTCGACGTCAAGTCATTTGCAATAAGGCTAATTGAAGAAAAAGGTGTAGTCACAATACCTGGTGAAGTCTTTCCATTAAATATAGGTAAGGAATTTTTAAGACTAAGTTTTGCCGTAAACGAAGAAGTTATTAGAGAGGGTGTACAAAAAATTAGAGAGTTTGCAGAACAGATGATGAATTCCCGATAGTAAGATTGATGAGCTAAACTCCCATGGTCTGATTAGCAAGTTTAATTTCCACTTTTTCTTCAGTTGATTCTACTAGTTCAAGGTTAGTTATCTTTAGCGTCTTCATTATGTCCTCTTTTACCTCATTAATTAACTCAATAAATTGTCTATTTGCATATAATTTTACGCTAACTGGGGCATTCATTGATAATCTATTCTTAATCTTCTCTGATCTTATTAGAGAGTTTGTTTTCTTTATTACTTCCCCAAGTTCTCCTACTCTTTTATCCTCTTCGATATCATCCACTTTAGGCAATTCTTCTAGGAGAATACTCTTCTTATAACCAAATAACCTAGAATAGATTTCCTCTGTTATATGGGGTGCAATAGGATGTAGTAATATAATTATATCTCTTATTATCCTTTGTATAGTATATTTTGCAGACTTATCGTCTTCGAATAATCTATGTTTTATCATTTCTAAATATTCATCAGCTATGATCTCCCAGAAATAGCTATAGAGTTCTTGAAGTACCAAGTAAAAGTCGTAGTTCTTATATGCGTTTATTGCCTTCATTACAAATTTCTTATGTTCTTGTAAAATCCATTTATCTACTATATGTAGGCTTTCAGGTTTATCAAGTCTTTGATTCGCTATGAAGGGGTACACTAATCTACTCGCATTCCATAATTTCTGCAATAACATTCTTTTTCCCTTCACTATATCCCATTTAAATGGAAAATCATCGCCGATGCTTGCATCAAGAAGTGCCATTCTAATCGCATCTGCTCCAAATTCATCAACTCTATCCAATGGCGATACTACATTTCCCTTGCTTTTACTCATTCTAGTTCCATCTGGACCAAGGACTTGACCATGAATAAGGACTGTGGTAAAAGGTATATTATTAGCTAACATTAAAGTTCTAAAGAAGGTATAGAATAGCCAAGTCCTAATTATATCAGTACCTTGAAGTCTTAGTGATGCTGGAAAAGTTTTGTTGAAAACGTTTTTATCTTCATAGAACTTGGTTAGGAAAAGAACTGTTACGCTAGAATCAATCCACACGTCTGCGACATCGGTAACTGGTTTAAGATGTAATCCACACAATTGACATTTCTCTGATGGTGGGTTAGTTTTGATAGGATCTATTGGTAAATCTTTTTCTCTAGCGGGTGTTAAATGCCCATTTTCGCAGTACCAGAATGGCAATGGAGTACCATAAATTCTTTGCCTAGTTATATTCCAATCCCACTCTATACTCTTTATCCAATCCTCAAGATAATAGGACATTCTAGCTGGCTTAAATTTCATCTTTTTGTATTCTTCTAGCAATTTTTGTTTCTTATCTAGAACTTTAATGTATATTTGCTTTTTAACTAAGAATTCTACTGGAGACAGACAATCACTTCTCTCAACATGCGACAGTACATTATGTTTTATTTTCTCTACTTTTACGAGATACCCTTTAGTCTTTAGGATTTCAATCATTTTATTTCTTGCTTGTTCAATTTTCAACTCATCAAGTATACCATTTGTATTTATCATCCTTCCTTTTTCGTCCACTATAACCCTTGTCGGTAAGTTGTATTTCAATTGCCACTTTATATCTTGGGGATCACCATAGGTACTTATCATTACTGCTCCAGTTCCGAATTCCTTCTCCACGTCTGAGTCAGATATTATTTTTACCTCAATATTAAACACTGGTACTATTGCAATTTTTCCTACGAAACTCTTATATCTCTCATCATTTGGATTTACTGCCACAGCTTGAGTTGCAGCTAGTAGTTCTGGCCTAGTTGTAGCTATAATTATTTCTCCTCCTTCCTTTAATGGGAACTTTATATAAGCAAGAATTCCATCTTTCTCTAAGTAACCTACTTCACTTTGTGCTAAAGCAGTCTCACATTTAGGGCACCAAATTACTGGTCCTTCTCTCATTTCTATTAAATTCGTTTTATACATGTCAATGAGACTTTTTTGAATAATCTTTCTGTATTTTGGTTCATAGGTCTTGTATTCAAACCTTTCCCATTCTGGTCTATATCCTAGTCTAATCATTGCTTCTTTCATTTTCTTAATCATATCCTCTGTCCATTCTATACATTTTTGGAGAAATAGTTGCCTATTATCTTTTGGAATTCCTAACCTGTATTGTACTTTTAGTTCAGTTGGTAAACCTTGTGTATCCCATCCCTGAGGTAATAATACATTATATCCTTCTAATCTCTTAAACCTACCCATAGTATCAGCTATTGTAACCCAATATGCATGTCCCATATGAAGTTCTCCACTGGTAAAAGGAGGAGGAGTATCAATAACAAATCTCGGTGATTTATCATCCTCATCTCTGAATCTAAATACGTCCCTCCAATATTCTTCACTTAACCATATCTTTTGCCATTTTTCCTCGATTTCCTTAGGATTATAATGTTTTGGCCATTCTTCCATCTTCTTTAAAATCTCATCTTGGTTTAACAATAACTGACCACCTATACAGACGATTTTATATAAATATAAATTCGAATAGCTTATAAAATTTCGTAATGAGAATCGCAATTCTGGGAGGAGGAGTAGCAGGTTCTACTTTGGCATACTTACTTTCAAGAATTAGTAATGAAGTTACAATCTTTGATATTAACCAATACTACGTTAAACCATGTGGAGATATAGTCCCAAACGTTTATACACCCCCCTTTAATTGGAATGAAACGTTTGGTATAAAGAGGTTCTCCTTCTATATAGATGGGGAAAAAATTTACGATGTTGAATATAGGCATACTAAGTGGCTGGTTATAGATAAGTGGAAATGGATAAATGATATGCGAAAGAGTTCAAAAATAATAGTGACTCATGATCTTAATATTAAAGACTTTGATTACGTAATAGATAGTAGAGGGCCTTATCCAATGGATAGAGAGGTAGTTTATACTACTAGAGCCATAATAGAGACTGAGGAGTTTGACGATGAGGCCATATTGGAATTCGACACTCATTATACAGGTTTTTATTGGATATTTCCTAGCGGGGAAAATGAATATAATATCGGAGCTGGTTTTTTGGAATATAAGAATTCAAAGGAATTACTTTATTATTATTTGAGGAAGAAATTTAAGAATTTCGAAGTTAAGGATGTTAGAGGAGCTCCTATTAGTATTGGGAGTGTTAAAAATAAGAAGTTAAGGATAGGTGAGGCAAGAGGGCTTGTCTTCCCACTAAGCGGTGAAGGGATAAGGCCATCAGCTATTTCAGCTGAGTACACTTTTGAGGCTATATATAAAGAAAAAGATCTGGATGAGTTTCTTAACGATAAGCTCAGTATTATAGAGAAAAGAATTAAAATTCAGAAAATGCTACTAGATCTATATAGATATTCTAGTTTAAGTTTAAGAAAGACTTTTATGAGAATATTCTTTAAGAACGATGTTCTCATAGATACATATTTAGAAGATAAGATAGATTTGAATGGAATAATCGAATCCTTAAAGAGTGTGAGAGGGAATGGAAGTATTGTTAGAAAATTCTAGGAGCAGGAAAAATAAGCATGTATTAAGAACCTTCCTATTTAAAGTAGACGTAAATGGTGTAATACAGCAGATAGAATTGCCTGGGAAAGTAGTAAGACCTACATATAAGGTAGGTGAAGCAAAGATTGTAAATATTCCAAATAAAGGCACATACGTTTATCTTTTCCTTCTAAGGAATCTATACGGGCGTGTAATAGGTAGGATAATTGTAATTAATGATGGGAAAATCGTATTAGTAATGAAGTATAGGAAGTTAAAGTTAAAGCTAATAGATGGTGATGATAAATACGTAACAATTGTAAAAAGAATTTCCGAGCAACTTAAAATTCCGGTCAAGAAAATAAATATTAACAAGAAGAAGTGAGAAAATGTTTGAAGTGAGATTCAAGATTTTAGCCGAAGATCCTTTTAGAATAAAGTACTTGTCACAATCCATTAATGATGTATTTAAAGATCTATGTGAACCGGTAAAAATAGGAGCATCGTATATTTGTGCTCCGAATCAAGATACCCTCCTCTTGATCTATTTTAGTTCTCAGCTTTCAAAAGATATGAATGCGTCACTTAAAATAATGTCAAATAATGCGACGTATGTTGCTGAGATCATGAAAGAAGTTAATAATAGGTTAAGATCACAAGGTTTTTATATAACAATTTCGGAAACCTCTACTACTTCGTTATAGAGATTTAGGAGTAACTCCTCATTTATATTCTTATTATTAACCTCTACTATTGCATTACAAATGTAAGATGAGATTTTAGTTTTGCATATTATTAGCTTTCTCAATATTCCATTCTTTATTTCTTTATTTACATCCATATATACTAATCTTTCTTCATCTTCTGCATGTTTTCTTCTCTTTATTTCTTTATTTACATCCATATATACTACTACTATTTCATTCTCATAGATTACAGAAAAATTTAGACCATATATATTATAGTGTGTTACTGTCATAAAATCGGTACCAACTCAGTCCCACAATATGGGCACTTCCCCTTTAATCCTCTCTTATCTGCTTCGCAGAAGTATGCTGAATATTTCTTTTCACACTTAGGGCATTTGTAGATAATATCTGTCCCTATTACTAGTTTCCTATTACATATCCTACAATATACTGTTAACCATCCTAGATGCCCATATGCATTTGAGCCTCTATTTTTAATACTCATCTTATACCCACTACCACTTCATGCAAATTAACTTAAATTTTTATTCTCGACGTTATACCTTTGTCTACTTTAAAAGACTTTATAGTCTAAGAAGAGGTGTATTTATTAGATGAACTTAGCATCGTATTATAAGCTAGAACCTTTAAAAATTAACGATGTTGTTTTGCTTTATGCTTTACGCAGAACCAAAGAAGCTGAAATCATAGATGGAATTCGTGATTTGGAATCAATAATGCCGGATGAGGCTAATGATGTTGTAATAATTGAGGGAAGTAATGAGAAATATATCAATGGCAGATTTAATTTAGACTTTCAATTCTCTCGCCCATTAAATGTTATTTCCATAGGTGTTCCTCAATTTGCAAATGGAGATCAAGTTCAGATTACAAGAATTGATGTAAATATGAGCGATGTTATTGGTGGAGTTTTGGTTAAAAGAGATTTACCATTTATAGTATTCTTTACTCATAATGGTACTAAAATAATATCAATGTCAGATATTAATCCACCTATTCCTGAAAAGAAAGATAGTGTAAAGAGGGCTAAAAAGAAGAAAAAGAGGAGTAAAAAGCGTGCTAAGAAGTCTAGTTCAAAATCCAAGAGTAAGAGCAAGAGTTCTGGAAAGAGTTGACGAATTTAGGTTAAATAATTTATCAAATGAGGAAGTGTGGTTTAGGGAACTCACATTATGTTTGCTAACTGCTAACTCATCTTTCATTTCGGCTTATCAGGCCCTAAACTGTTTGGGAGACAAAATCTACTACGCTAATGAAGAAGTAATCAGAAGTATTCTTAAATCATGTAAATATAGATTTTATAATTTAAAGGCAAAATATATTATTATGGCTAGGGAGAAGGTATATGGAAAGTTAAAAGAGGAGATAACGCCTTTAGCTGATAGTGATCAACAATTGGCTAGGGAGAAGTTATTAAACATAAAAGGAATAGGGATGAAAGAAGCTAGTCACTTTCTTAGGAATGTTGGTTATTTCGATCTGGCAATTATAGACAGACATCTTATAGATTTTATGAGGAGAATAGGTGCGATAGGAGAAATTAACGTTAAACATTTATCAAAAAGTCGCTATATATCTTTGGAGAGTGTTTTGAAAAGCATCGCTTTAAATTTAAATATAAGTGTAGGTATATTGGATTTGTTTATATGGTATAAGGAGACTAATACTATAGTTAAGTAGCAATAAAAAATATAAACCAGTAGTTGTAGTTTGATATGAATCATAATGCAAAACCCTAGTATGCTGAAAAGGGAGTTCGAATTTACTCAACTTTTAAGAAAATTAGATCTTATTATTATTTTATTCTCCTCATTTTTCTCAAGCTCATTCTCATCATCATGTTAAACTAAATCATATTCTTGAAAATTTCAGGTGGTATGTATGGAAACTATACAGGGTATAAACTCTATAAACAAATTAGATTTCAAAGTATTAATAACTGATCCAGTAGATCACTACATGATAAAAACTTTACAAAACAATGGATTAATAGTTGACTATAAACCTGAAATTTCAAGAGAGGAATTACTAAAGATAATAGACCAGTATCAGGTTTTAGTAGTAAGAAGCAGAACTAAGGTAGATAAGGAGATAATCCGTTATGGGACTAATCTTAAGATTATAGCCAGAGCCGGGATAGGGCTAGACAATATAGATACAGAAGAGGCATCCAAGAGAAATATAAAAATAGTATATGCAGCAGGGGCTTCTACAGATTCTGCAGCAGAACTAACTATAGGATTACTTCTTACAGCAGCTAGAAAACTATATGATTCCATGAATATGGCAAAGGGTGGCATATTCAAGAAAATAGAGGGAATTGAGTTAGCAGGTAAGACTATAGGTGTTATAGGATTCGGTCGAATTGGTACCAAAGTAGCTAAGGTATGTAAGGCATTAGATATGAACGTAATTGCGTATGATGTTATCGATATAAAAGAAAAGGCGAATATGCTTGGAGTCAAGGTAGCTGAAAGTTTAGACGAATTGTTAAAGAACTCAGACGTAATAACCTTTCACGTTACAGTAGGTAAAGACGCTAAACCAATCCTTAATAAAGATACATTTAATTACGTCAAAGATAATACAATCATAATCAACACCAGTAGAGCCGTAGTAATAGATGGTAAGGCATTACTAGAATATATTGATAAAAAGCAACTAACTTATGCTACAGACGTTTTGTGGAACGAACCTCCTAAAGAAGATTGGGAGATTAAATTATTGAGACATGAGAGAGTGATAGTAACTACTCACATTGGTGCTCAAACTAAAGAAGCACAGTATAGAGTAGCAGTAGTCACAACAGATAATCTCATCACTTCTTTAAAAGAAATCGGTGTTCTCAAATGATGCTAATTCCCGGTCCAGTCAATGTTCCTTATAGTGTTCTACAAGCTTCTCTTCATTTAGTGAATCATAGATCAGAGAAATTTAGAGAAACTGTGAAAACATTAGAGTTTCTGATGAATAAACATTTTGGATCTACTCGTGTTGCACTATTAAGTGGCTCCGGTACCTTAGCTGTAGAATCTATGGTCTATTCAATGGTAAAAAGAGAGGAGAAAGTATTAACATTCCCTTATGGTGAGTTCGGACACAGATTAAAAGAATCGTTAGTTAGACGTGGAGCAAAGGTAATTAGTTACGAGAAAAAAATAGGGGAATCCTTTACACTTGAGGAAATAAAAAAGGCTATTGAGGAAAATAAAGACGCTACTACAGTAGCGTTAGTTCATAATGAGACTAGCACGGGTATAGCATTTAGAGACCTTCAAAAGATAGCTGATGTTGTAAAAAGTGCAGGATTAAAGCTTCTTATTGATTCAGTATCAGGGTTTGCTGCCTATCCGCTATATGTTAATCAGTGGAAAATTGATTGTGCAGTAACTGGCAGCCAGAAAGCTTTAGCAAGCATACCTGGGGTAGGATTCGCTGCGTTGTCTGATGAGGGCATGAATGAATTGGTAGAATCCGATTTACCTAGTTATCTAGATTTATCACTTCATTTAAAGTTTCAAGATAAAGGAGAGACACCATTTACTCCTACGGTAGGAGCATTTTTTGCTTCTAGAAGGGCTGCTGAATTACTGGATAAAGAAGGAATAGAAAATAGATGGAAGAGGCATGAAGCTTGTGCAAGGTATTTAAGGCGAGTAATGTCGACGATGGGATTTAAATTGTTAGGCAATGATGCTAATTTCTCCAACACGGTAGTTGCAGCGTTTCCTCCTATTCCTTTAGATACATTTATGTCAGAGCTAAAGAAGAGAAATATTGAGATTACTAAGGGTATGGGTGAATTAAGGGATAGAATAGTAAGAATAGGGATTTTAGGTGTAGTTGATGATAGAGCAATTAGAAGATTAGTTAATAGTATAAGTGAAATAATTAAAAAGAATGTTGAGTTTGAAATTCCAAAAGAATGTGAGTTGCCGGAAGAGTTAAAAGTTGAAGTTTTATGGGATTAGAGAGGGGATGGAATTTTGTCCCAGGATTTACGTTTTAATGAAGTTTTTGTTTCTCTATGGCAGAATAAACTAACTAGATACGAGATTGCCAGAGTAATAAGTGCTAGAGCATTACAACTAGCCATGGGTGCACCAGCCTTAATTGATATAAATAACATAAGTTTGACTGATGTTATTAGTATAGCTGAGGAGGAGTTTAAGAGAGGAGTTCTTCCAATAACTATTAGGAGAAGATTACCAAATGGAAAAATAATTTTATTATCTCTTAGAAAGAGTTAAATAAGATGAATTTATGTAATGTAAACAACTATTACCTTATAATTGCAGAAAAGTCAAAAGCAGCTAAAAAAATTGCTGAAGCTCTTTCAGAGAAACCTATTTTATGTAGAAAATACAACGTTAACTATTGGATAATAAAAGATCATGATAACAATAAATATGTTATTGTCCCTGCGGCAGGACATCTTTTTGGGTTACAAGGGAAGAGTGGTTTCCCTGTATATGATGTCGACTGGAAACCTTTATGGGAGATTGATAAGAATAGTTATTACACAAAAAGGTACTATCAACTTATCTCGTCTCTTAGCAAGTACGCTTTAGGCTTTATCAATGCATGTGATTACGACATAGAAGGTTCTGTAATTGGCTATTTAATAATCAAATATCTGGGTGATACTAAGAAGGCTAAACGAATGAAATTTTCAGCGCTGACTAAAAGTGACATATTATTGGCATTTAGAAATGTGTCTACATTAGATTACGATATGATAAACGCTGGAGTA is a genomic window containing:
- a CDS encoding NAD(P)-dependent oxidoreductase; translation: METIQGINSINKLDFKVLITDPVDHYMIKTLQNNGLIVDYKPEISREELLKIIDQYQVLVVRSRTKVDKEIIRYGTNLKIIARAGIGLDNIDTEEASKRNIKIVYAAGASTDSAAELTIGLLLTAARKLYDSMNMAKGGIFKKIEGIELAGKTIGVIGFGRIGTKVAKVCKALDMNVIAYDVIDIKEKANMLGVKVAESLDELLKNSDVITFHVTVGKDAKPILNKDTFNYVKDNTIIINTSRAVVIDGKALLEYIDKKQLTYATDVLWNEPPKEDWEIKLLRHERVIVTTHIGAQTKEAQYRVAVVTTDNLITSLKEIGVLK
- a CDS encoding aminotransferase class V-fold PLP-dependent enzyme; protein product: MMLIPGPVNVPYSVLQASLHLVNHRSEKFRETVKTLEFLMNKHFGSTRVALLSGSGTLAVESMVYSMVKREEKVLTFPYGEFGHRLKESLVRRGAKVISYEKKIGESFTLEEIKKAIEENKDATTVALVHNETSTGIAFRDLQKIADVVKSAGLKLLIDSVSGFAAYPLYVNQWKIDCAVTGSQKALASIPGVGFAALSDEGMNELVESDLPSYLDLSLHLKFQDKGETPFTPTVGAFFASRRAAELLDKEGIENRWKRHEACARYLRRVMSTMGFKLLGNDANFSNTVVAAFPPIPLDTFMSELKKRNIEITKGMGELRDRIVRIGILGVVDDRAIRRLVNSISEIIKKNVEFEIPKECELPEELKVEVLWD
- a CDS encoding DNA-directed RNA polymerase subunit K — its product is MSQDLRFNEVFVSLWQNKLTRYEIARVISARALQLAMGAPALIDINNISLTDVISIAEEEFKRGVLPITIRRRLPNGKIILLSLRKS